Proteins encoded in a region of the Halarcobacter mediterraneus genome:
- a CDS encoding ATP-binding protein, with product MIKTNKIFTKIFIVMFFAILFFSILFSIYYITNQKNEILKSMEQEAKTMAKVIVYSISDAIVLNDKAFIVEFNNEFISQHELLDTIIISKIDKEYFYIKKDSWTYNNSLNDEIKVLEKKEPSSIIIKDSSSKSNTFHYSYPMIFSGMTWGYVHLGFSLQEYDKKISSMYVSFFIFFIVLLFITFLLSFYVAKNLSRPIISLNDIANKISDGNLDLRSTYKSHDEIGQLSKTFNAMISKIQSSQKLLKESYEKLEDRVEERTIELHEANRQLKDKTYELEILNKNLDNKVKEEVAKSVKQEALLIQQSRFVAMGEMLGNIAHQWRQPLSLISTVASGIKLEKEMGVSSEKKEIESLEMLINTSKYLSNTIEDFRNFFKPNKKEEAFFIPSKVEQSLDLVSASLKFHHIKVEKIINKNCKVVGFPNEFAQAVLNILSNAKDVLVERKIDKPLIKIRVYQEDNQIHLEIEDNAGGIKKDIMNKIFDPYFTTKHQSQGTGIGLYMSKMIIENNMNGTLSVKNAENGAVFTITLEV from the coding sequence ATGATAAAAACAAATAAAATATTTACAAAAATATTTATTGTGATGTTTTTTGCAATTTTATTTTTTTCAATACTTTTTTCAATATATTATATTACAAATCAAAAAAATGAAATTTTAAAATCAATGGAACAAGAAGCTAAAACAATGGCAAAAGTTATTGTGTATAGTATTTCAGATGCTATAGTTTTAAATGATAAAGCTTTTATTGTAGAGTTTAATAATGAGTTTATCTCACAACATGAATTATTAGATACCATAATTATTTCTAAAATAGATAAAGAATATTTTTACATAAAAAAAGACTCTTGGACTTATAATAATAGTTTAAATGATGAAATAAAGGTCTTAGAAAAGAAAGAACCTTCTTCTATAATAATAAAAGATAGCAGTTCTAAGAGTAATACATTTCATTATTCATATCCTATGATTTTTTCTGGAATGACTTGGGGATATGTTCATTTAGGTTTTTCTTTACAAGAGTATGATAAAAAGATTTCAAGTATGTATGTTAGTTTTTTTATATTTTTTATTGTTTTATTATTTATTACTTTTTTACTCTCTTTTTATGTTGCAAAAAATCTTTCTAGACCTATAATTAGTTTAAATGATATTGCAAATAAAATTTCAGATGGTAATTTAGATTTAAGAAGTACATATAAAAGTCATGATGAAATAGGTCAACTATCAAAAACTTTTAATGCTATGATTTCTAAAATTCAATCTTCTCAAAAACTTTTAAAAGAGTCATATGAAAAACTAGAAGATAGGGTTGAAGAAAGAACAATAGAGTTACATGAAGCTAATAGACAATTAAAAGATAAAACATATGAGTTAGAAATTTTAAATAAAAACTTAGATAATAAAGTAAAAGAGGAAGTTGCAAAAAGTGTAAAACAAGAAGCACTATTGATTCAGCAGTCAAGATTTGTAGCCATGGGTGAAATGTTAGGAAATATCGCTCATCAATGGAGACAACCTTTATCTTTGATTTCAACAGTTGCCTCAGGAATAAAACTTGAAAAAGAGATGGGGGTTTCAAGTGAAAAAAAAGAGATAGAAAGCTTAGAAATGTTGATAAATACTTCAAAATATTTATCTAACACGATAGAAGACTTTAGAAACTTTTTTAAACCAAATAAAAAAGAAGAAGCATTTTTTATTCCTTCTAAAGTAGAGCAATCTTTAGATTTAGTTTCTGCAAGTTTGAAATTTCATCATATAAAAGTAGAAAAAATAATAAATAAAAATTGTAAAGTTGTAGGCTTCCCAAATGAATTTGCTCAAGCAGTTTTAAATATTTTATCAAATGCAAAAGATGTTTTAGTAGAAAGAAAGATAGATAAACCTTTGATTAAAATTAGAGTTTATCAAGAAGACAATCAAATACATCTTGAGATTGAAGATAATGCTGGTGGAATAAAAAAAGATATTATGAATAAAATATTTGATCCTTATTTTACTACGAAACATCAAAGTCAAGGTACAGGTATAGGACTTTATATGTCAAAAATGATTATTGAAAATAATATGAATGGAACATTAAGTGTAAAAAATGCTGAAAATGGTGCTGTTTTTACAATAACATTAGAAGTTTAG
- a CDS encoding PhnD/SsuA/transferrin family substrate-binding protein, with product MIKKFISLIFLINFLNANPLDESYSFAVNINNYNKVYQNKIKSVITRISKEFENLHDKKHIVNVSFIDNSKSDFLNSYVNYLKFNGLVSYTSYYLRNKEALKKASKYFFTFDHNQEFQQYILLVNKKANIKSLKDLKGKRFVSFIANNNYNDWLDYLTLKGLKQTYKNLIKKENKVQKDSTLVLDLYFDKADFTVIRKSIFEDIVSLNPAILKKVSIIKESEPIFLYGIGMFHKNTPKKIIEGFDLIVRDGTFNNSYQQVLKVLGNTKIKKTSFNDIKKLEDFYDEYMELKRAYNDKNK from the coding sequence TTGATAAAAAAATTTATTAGTTTAATCTTTTTAATTAATTTCCTAAATGCAAATCCTTTAGATGAAAGCTATAGTTTTGCAGTAAATATCAATAATTATAATAAGGTTTATCAAAATAAAATAAAAAGTGTAATAACAAGAATCTCAAAAGAGTTTGAAAACTTACATGATAAAAAGCATATTGTAAATGTAAGCTTTATTGATAATAGTAAAAGTGACTTTCTAAATAGTTATGTAAACTATTTAAAATTTAATGGCTTAGTTTCTTATACAAGTTATTATTTAAGAAATAAAGAGGCGTTAAAGAAAGCTTCTAAATACTTTTTTACTTTCGACCATAATCAAGAGTTTCAACAATATATTTTACTTGTAAATAAAAAAGCCAATATCAAAAGTTTAAAAGACTTAAAAGGTAAGAGGTTTGTCTCTTTTATTGCAAATAATAATTACAATGATTGGTTAGATTACTTAACTCTTAAAGGCTTAAAACAAACATATAAAAATCTTATTAAAAAAGAAAATAAAGTTCAAAAAGATTCTACTTTAGTTTTAGATTTATATTTTGATAAAGCTGATTTTACAGTTATTAGAAAAAGCATTTTTGAAGATATTGTTTCATTAAATCCCGCAATTTTAAAGAAGGTATCAATAATAAAAGAGTCTGAACCAATTTTTTTATATGGTATTGGAATGTTTCATAAAAATACACCTAAAAAAATTATAGAAGGTTTTGATTTGATTGTAAGAGATGGTACTTTTAATAATTCTTATCAACAGGTTTTAAAAGTTTTAGGAAATACAAAAATAAAAAAAACAAGTTTTAATGATATAAAGAAACTAGAAGACTTTTATGATGAGTATATGGAGTTAAAAAGAGCGTATAATGATAAAAACAAATAA
- a CDS encoding TolC family protein translates to MKNIFILLFILVSHVFSQEIQVDLNKAITFALKNNRLNTISKLNLQLADFQYKQALSANYPTLDLILYANRDNKDIVYQQRGNFVLSSEFTKTLALASTLSISNPTERSAQQAYINSLPISAFENQTINANMNTIARGRDTVRGQLELNYPIYTGGKISALIEQARLNKLIKKENIVRDENSVIFDVKKYFYGYILTDELYTLLSEVYENMQFSRDLTKDFLENGTDLKIKQTDYLNIKLLTSLLKSSLNKLYLNKELIKNAISNVMGLKYSDKLELIYDKKDILKQNKNLEELIKKANSLNPEIRGINLALQVKEAQIKEANANAYPMMNLFANASHTYNSYEYGYLSDDDENRWSLGLVVKYSLFDGNRTRNSVLEKKVDKKILNEQKMFLEEAIALQLKNEFLKSSIGYEQINLLKEAVQAANENSQMNLKAYKYQMAETRDLVQSQLMEVYVKVDLFKNTYDYLLSLATIDKLIGEQLDKKIY, encoded by the coding sequence ATGAAAAATATATTTATATTACTTTTTATCTTAGTGTCTCATGTTTTTTCTCAAGAAATACAAGTAGACTTAAATAAGGCAATTACTTTTGCTTTAAAAAATAATAGATTAAACACAATTTCAAAGTTAAATCTACAACTTGCAGATTTCCAATATAAGCAAGCCTTAAGTGCAAACTATCCTACTTTAGATTTAATACTTTATGCTAACAGAGATAATAAAGATATAGTTTATCAACAAAGAGGAAACTTTGTTTTATCTTCTGAATTTACAAAAACTTTAGCTTTGGCAAGTACTCTTTCTATAAGTAATCCTACAGAAAGAAGTGCTCAACAAGCATATATAAACTCTCTACCTATAAGTGCCTTTGAAAATCAAACTATAAATGCAAATATGAATACAATAGCAAGAGGTAGGGATACAGTAAGAGGTCAACTTGAATTAAACTATCCTATTTATACAGGTGGTAAAATTTCAGCTTTAATTGAACAAGCTAGATTAAATAAACTTATAAAAAAAGAGAATATTGTAAGAGATGAGAATAGTGTTATTTTTGATGTGAAAAAATATTTTTATGGTTATATTCTTACTGATGAGTTATATACTTTATTAAGTGAAGTTTATGAAAATATGCAGTTTAGTAGAGACCTAACAAAAGATTTTTTAGAAAATGGAACAGATTTAAAAATTAAACAAACTGATTATTTAAATATAAAACTTTTAACATCTTTATTAAAATCATCTTTAAATAAATTATATTTAAATAAAGAGTTAATTAAAAATGCTATATCAAATGTAATGGGTCTTAAATATAGTGATAAATTAGAATTAATATATGATAAAAAAGATATTTTAAAGCAAAATAAAAACTTAGAAGAACTTATAAAGAAAGCAAATAGTTTAAATCCTGAAATAAGAGGTATAAATTTAGCATTACAAGTTAAAGAAGCTCAAATTAAAGAAGCAAATGCAAATGCTTATCCTATGATGAATCTTTTTGCAAATGCAAGTCATACTTATAATTCTTATGAATATGGGTATTTAAGTGATGATGATGAAAATAGATGGAGTTTAGGGCTTGTTGTAAAGTATTCACTTTTTGATGGAAACAGAACAAGAAATAGTGTTTTAGAAAAAAAAGTTGATAAGAAAATATTAAATGAGCAAAAAATGTTTTTAGAAGAAGCTATTGCTTTACAACTTAAAAATGAGTTTTTAAAAAGTAGTATTGGGTATGAACAAATAAACTTATTAAAAGAGGCTGTTCAAGCAGCAAATGAAAATAGTCAAATGAATCTAAAAGCATATAAATATCAAATGGCAGAGACAAGAGATTTAGTTCAATCTCAGCTTATGGAAGTTTATGTAAAAGTTGATCTCTTTAAAAATACATATGATTATTTACTTTCTTTAGCAACGATTGATAAACTTATAGGTGAACAACTTGATAAAAAAATTTATTAG
- the tgt gene encoding tRNA guanosine(34) transglycosylase Tgt: MEFKIDATSHHKARACTIKTAHSEIKTPVFMPVGTQGTVKALDANDLLSMGAKIILGNTYHLYLRPGSKLIKKFGGLHGFSKFPNSFLTDSGGFQAFSLSDNSKPDENGITFKSHIDGSKHYFTPQSVLDTQYDLGSDIMMILDDLVALPNTKERIKKSIERTTKWAKEAISYHKEQQAKGIGVNQNIFAIIQGGTDKEFRKMSAEQLCALSDYDGFAIGGLSVGEPNQDMYDTVEWTTDFMPLDKPRYLMGVGTPEDLIENIERGVDMFDCVMPTRNARNGTLFTSTGRVNIKKAMYKEDNSPIDEECDCYTCQNFSKAYLNHLYRAGEITYFRLASLHNIRYYLNLMSQAREAILADNWVEFKKEFYEKRSSKK, translated from the coding sequence ATGGAATTTAAAATAGATGCAACTTCTCATCACAAAGCAAGAGCATGTACGATAAAAACAGCCCATAGTGAAATAAAGACACCCGTTTTTATGCCAGTTGGAACACAAGGAACAGTAAAAGCCCTTGATGCAAATGATTTATTAAGTATGGGTGCAAAAATTATTTTAGGAAATACTTATCATTTATATTTAAGACCAGGGAGTAAATTGATAAAGAAATTTGGTGGACTTCATGGTTTTTCAAAATTTCCGAACTCATTCTTAACTGATTCAGGAGGGTTTCAAGCTTTTTCTTTAAGTGATAATTCAAAACCAGATGAAAATGGAATAACTTTTAAATCTCATATTGATGGAAGTAAGCACTACTTTACACCACAAAGTGTACTTGATACACAATATGATTTAGGTTCTGATATTATGATGATTTTAGATGACCTAGTGGCATTACCAAATACAAAAGAAAGAATAAAAAAATCTATTGAAAGAACTACAAAATGGGCAAAAGAAGCAATAAGTTATCATAAAGAACAACAAGCAAAAGGAATAGGTGTAAATCAAAATATTTTTGCAATTATCCAAGGTGGAACAGATAAAGAGTTCAGAAAAATGAGTGCTGAACAGTTATGTGCCTTGAGTGATTATGATGGATTTGCAATTGGAGGCTTAAGTGTAGGAGAACCAAATCAAGATATGTATGATACAGTTGAATGGACAACTGATTTTATGCCTCTTGATAAACCAAGATATCTTATGGGAGTGGGAACACCTGAAGACTTAATTGAAAATATTGAACGTGGTGTTGATATGTTTGACTGTGTCATGCCAACAAGAAATGCAAGAAATGGAACACTTTTTACAAGCACAGGAAGAGTAAATATCAAAAAAGCAATGTATAAAGAAGATAATTCTCCTATTGATGAAGAGTGTGATTGCTATACTTGTCAAAATTTTTCTAAAGCTTACTTAAATCATTTATATCGTGCTGGAGAGATTACATACTTTAGGCTAGCTTCACTACATAATATCCGATACTATCTGAATCTAATGAGCCAAGCAAGAGAAGCTATTTTGGCTGATAATTGGGTAGAGTTTAAAAAAGAATTTTATGAGAAAAGAAGTTCTAAGAAGTAA